The following coding sequences lie in one Enterococcus sp. 9E7_DIV0242 genomic window:
- the nifJ gene encoding pyruvate:ferredoxin (flavodoxin) oxidoreductase yields the protein MRKMKTMDGNTAAAYISYAFTELAAIYPITPSSTMAELVDQWASEGKLNLFGQPVKIVEMQSEAGAAGVVHGSLKSGAMTTTYTASQGLLLMIPNMYKIAGELLPTVFHVASRAVTTGALNIFGDHGDVMAARQTGFAMLCESSVQEVMDLSPVAHLASLEAKVPFMNFFDGFRTSHEIQKIEVIDYDELLPLVNQEALADFRERSMNPNHPSVSGTNQNPDIHFQQRETVNQYYDKLPEIVQSYMKEINQLRGTNYDLVTYYGAEDAEEVIVSMGSVAQTIEQTVDHLNAQGRKVGFLNIHLYRPFPIDTFLEKMPATVKSIAVLDRTKEPGAGGDPLLLDVQSALYESTLRPAIVGGRYGLGSKDVLPNQIIAVYNELLKEESSRKSRFTLGIVDDVTETSLDSGQAVDLTDAQTYQAKFWGFGSDGTVGANKSAIKIIGDHTNKYAQGYFHYDSKKSGGLTVSHLRFGETPIRSTYLIEHADFIACHTAAYLNTYDLLKGLKKGGTFLLNTIWNDEQLERFLPAKMKKYLAENEIRFYTINAVKLATEVGLGGRINTAMETAFFKLADIMPFEEVLPILKDEALKSYGHKSMAVVEKNVEAIDRTVELLHEVEVPEDWKDCEIKIATPNMDVSKYIREIVEPINRQDGNDLSVGALVNNGMTDGRMPLGTTAVEKRGIALEVPEWISDRCTMCNECSFVCPHAAIRPFLADEEEMGAAPEGYIVREMRGADGLKYRIQVSVEDCTGCGLCVEACPAKGKALVMKPYNEQKEQAMNWAFSMTLRQKENPAKPNTVLGSQFNKPLLEFSGACSGCGETPYVKLLTQMFGDRMMIANATGCSSIWGAAAPVSPYTTNDAGQGPAWSNSLLEDNAEFGYGMFLAAQTRREYLAVAMTEAMSEASTELKLLMEDWLAHMVDSEGTQQRAAKLTAALEAEKSGHSLLEAIYEDRDLFVKQSQWMIGGDGWAYDIGFGGIDHVLASGADVNMLVLDNEVYSNTGGQTSKATPASAIAKFSASGKYISKKDLGMMAMTYGNVYVAQIASGANQMQTIKAFEEAEKFPGPSLIIAYTPCIAHGLKGGMSQTLLEAKEAVQSGYWSLYRYNPEMREKGKNPMTLDYKKPNFDEMKGFMRKQVRFSALESTQAEYAGKLFDKTVNDAKNRFYSYARVAGQEEKIRARLEKSAAESGTQPTEKPVRERKERVKDPEADARRAARRAERAARREKE from the coding sequence ATGCGTAAAATGAAAACAATGGACGGAAATACTGCAGCAGCATATATCTCATATGCGTTTACAGAATTGGCAGCTATTTACCCGATTACACCAAGTTCAACAATGGCCGAGTTGGTTGACCAGTGGGCATCAGAAGGAAAACTGAATTTATTTGGTCAACCAGTCAAAATCGTTGAAATGCAATCTGAAGCCGGGGCGGCTGGAGTGGTTCATGGCTCACTAAAATCTGGAGCAATGACGACCACTTATACAGCTTCTCAAGGGTTGTTGCTGATGATTCCAAATATGTATAAAATTGCCGGAGAGCTACTTCCAACTGTTTTTCATGTAGCAAGTAGAGCAGTAACAACTGGAGCTTTAAATATTTTTGGCGATCATGGGGATGTTATGGCAGCTCGTCAAACAGGCTTTGCAATGTTGTGTGAAAGCAGTGTACAGGAAGTGATGGATCTGTCGCCTGTTGCACACTTGGCTTCATTAGAAGCAAAAGTACCATTTATGAACTTTTTCGATGGATTTAGAACAAGCCATGAAATTCAAAAAATTGAAGTGATCGATTATGATGAATTGCTTCCTCTGGTAAATCAAGAGGCGTTGGCTGATTTTAGAGAGCGGAGTATGAACCCAAACCATCCTTCGGTCAGTGGAACAAACCAAAATCCGGATATTCACTTCCAACAGCGTGAAACAGTTAATCAATATTATGACAAGCTGCCGGAAATTGTTCAATCCTATATGAAGGAAATCAATCAACTACGTGGAACCAATTATGACCTAGTGACTTATTATGGAGCAGAGGATGCTGAAGAAGTCATCGTCTCTATGGGATCAGTGGCGCAAACGATCGAGCAAACCGTGGATCATTTAAACGCTCAAGGAAGAAAGGTCGGTTTTTTGAATATTCACTTGTATCGTCCGTTTCCAATTGATACATTTTTAGAAAAGATGCCTGCGACAGTGAAATCAATTGCTGTGCTTGATCGCACGAAAGAACCAGGTGCTGGTGGTGATCCATTGCTTCTGGATGTTCAAAGTGCTTTATATGAGTCCACACTTCGTCCGGCAATCGTTGGTGGTCGTTATGGACTAGGGTCAAAAGATGTTTTACCAAATCAAATCATCGCTGTGTATAATGAATTGTTGAAGGAAGAAAGCAGTCGTAAGTCTCGTTTCACATTAGGAATCGTCGATGATGTGACTGAAACCTCTTTAGATTCAGGCCAAGCGGTCGATTTGACTGATGCACAGACCTATCAAGCGAAATTCTGGGGCTTTGGTTCTGACGGAACTGTGGGTGCCAATAAATCAGCAATCAAAATCATTGGAGATCATACAAATAAATATGCGCAAGGCTACTTCCACTATGATTCAAAAAAATCAGGTGGACTGACTGTTTCTCATCTACGTTTTGGGGAGACTCCGATTCGGTCGACCTATCTCATTGAGCATGCAGATTTTATTGCCTGTCATACAGCGGCGTATTTGAATACCTATGATTTATTGAAAGGCTTGAAAAAAGGCGGAACCTTCCTGCTCAATACGATTTGGAATGATGAACAGCTTGAACGGTTCTTACCTGCAAAGATGAAGAAGTACCTTGCGGAAAATGAGATTCGCTTTTATACGATCAATGCAGTCAAACTGGCAACGGAGGTTGGTTTGGGCGGAAGAATCAACACTGCGATGGAAACAGCATTCTTTAAGCTTGCTGATATCATGCCTTTTGAAGAAGTATTACCTATTTTGAAAGATGAAGCACTGAAAAGCTATGGGCATAAATCGATGGCTGTTGTTGAAAAAAATGTGGAAGCGATCGATCGTACCGTGGAACTGTTGCATGAAGTAGAGGTGCCGGAAGATTGGAAAGACTGTGAAATTAAGATTGCAACACCAAATATGGATGTTTCAAAATATATTCGTGAAATCGTTGAACCAATCAATCGTCAGGATGGGAATGATCTTTCTGTTGGAGCTTTGGTCAATAATGGTATGACAGATGGGCGGATGCCTTTAGGAACAACAGCTGTAGAAAAACGCGGGATTGCTTTGGAAGTGCCGGAGTGGATCAGTGATCGCTGTACGATGTGTAACGAATGTTCCTTTGTCTGTCCACATGCGGCTATTCGACCATTTCTTGCAGATGAGGAAGAAATGGGCGCAGCACCTGAAGGCTATATCGTGCGAGAAATGCGTGGCGCAGATGGTTTGAAATACCGTATTCAGGTTTCTGTAGAAGATTGTACAGGCTGTGGTCTCTGTGTTGAAGCGTGTCCGGCTAAAGGAAAAGCCTTGGTAATGAAGCCATACAACGAACAAAAAGAGCAAGCCATGAATTGGGCCTTCTCTATGACCTTGAGACAAAAAGAAAATCCGGCGAAGCCGAATACGGTTCTCGGTTCACAATTTAATAAACCTTTACTTGAATTTTCAGGTGCTTGCTCGGGTTGTGGGGAAACACCGTATGTTAAATTGCTGACACAAATGTTTGGTGATCGGATGATGATTGCCAATGCAACAGGTTGTTCTTCTATCTGGGGAGCGGCAGCACCTGTGTCACCTTATACTACAAATGATGCTGGACAAGGTCCGGCTTGGTCTAATTCCTTATTGGAAGATAATGCAGAATTTGGCTATGGGATGTTTTTGGCCGCGCAAACAAGAAGAGAATATCTGGCTGTTGCAATGACTGAAGCGATGAGCGAAGCATCAACTGAGCTGAAGCTGCTGATGGAAGATTGGCTGGCACATATGGTTGACAGTGAAGGAACACAGCAACGGGCTGCGAAGCTGACAGCTGCTTTAGAAGCTGAAAAATCCGGTCATTCGTTACTCGAAGCTATTTATGAAGATCGGGACCTGTTTGTGAAGCAAAGCCAGTGGATGATTGGAGGCGATGGCTGGGCATACGATATCGGTTTTGGTGGTATCGATCATGTGTTGGCAAGTGGTGCAGATGTCAATATGCTTGTTTTGGATAATGAAGTCTATTCCAACACGGGTGGGCAAACATCGAAAGCAACACCAGCTTCAGCGATTGCGAAATTCTCTGCTAGCGGGAAATATATTTCCAAAAAGGATTTGGGCATGATGGCCATGACCTATGGAAATGTGTATGTTGCACAAATTGCTTCAGGGGCAAATCAAATGCAGACGATCAAAGCTTTTGAAGAGGCTGAAAAATTCCCTGGACCATCCCTCATTATTGCTTATACGCCATGTATCGCTCATGGGCTGAAAGGTGGTATGAGCCAAACTTTACTAGAGGCAAAAGAAGCGGTTCAATCAGGTTATTGGTCACTGTATCGTTACAATCCTGAAATGAGAGAAAAAGGGAAGAATCCAATGACTTTGGATTATAAAAAACCGAATTTTGATGAAATGAAAGGCTTTATGAGAAAGCAGGTCCGTTTCTCCGCACTGGAATCTACACAGGCAGAGTACGCAGGGAAGCTGTTTGATAAGACCGTAAACGATGCGAAAAATCGTTTCTACAGTTATGCTCGTGTGGCTGGTCAGGAAGAAAAGATTCGTGCGAGACTGGAAAAATCAGCAGCGGAATCTGGTACGCAGCCGACGGAAAAACCAGTACGTGAAAGAAAAGAACGTGTCAAAGATCCGGAAGCAGATGCACGTAGAGCGGCGCGTCGAGCAGAACGGGCTGCGCGAAGAGAAAAAGAATAG
- the glnA gene encoding type I glutamate--ammonia ligase, producing the protein MTKKQKTVEDIKRIAEEENVRFLRLMFTDIMGTIKNVEVPVSQLEKVLSNKMMFDGSSIEGFVRIEESDMYLYPDLSTWMIFPWESDHGKVARLICDIYNPNGEPFAGDPRGNLKRALADMKELGFSSFNLGPEPEFFLFKLDEDGEITTDLNDRGGYFDFAPTDLGENCRRDIVLELESLGFEVEASHHEVAPGQHEIDFKYADVVEACDNIQTFKLVVKTIARKHGLHATFMPKPLFGINGSGMHCNMSLFTEEGNAFFDEAGPMQLSQTAYYFLGGLLKHARAYTAVCNPTVNSYKRLVPGYEAPVYVAWSGRNRSPLVRVPESRGLSTRLELRSVDPSANPYLTMAVLLQAGLDGIRNEITPPKAVDRNIYVMNEEERKEAQIEDLPSTIHNAIKELRKDEVMKDALGEHIYANFVEAKRMEWAAFRQTVSEWEREQYLELY; encoded by the coding sequence ATGACAAAAAAACAAAAGACTGTAGAAGATATCAAACGAATTGCTGAAGAAGAGAATGTTCGATTTTTAAGACTGATGTTTACGGATATCATGGGGACAATCAAAAATGTTGAAGTACCCGTGAGTCAGCTGGAAAAAGTACTCAGCAACAAAATGATGTTTGACGGTTCTTCTATTGAAGGATTTGTGCGAATCGAAGAAAGTGATATGTACTTGTATCCTGATTTATCTACATGGATGATATTCCCATGGGAAAGTGATCATGGAAAAGTTGCTCGTTTGATTTGTGATATCTATAATCCAAATGGTGAGCCCTTCGCAGGCGATCCTCGTGGGAATCTGAAACGTGCGCTTGCAGATATGAAAGAATTAGGATTTTCTTCGTTTAACTTGGGTCCAGAACCGGAATTCTTCCTGTTCAAGCTGGATGAAGATGGTGAAATTACAACGGATCTGAATGATAGAGGCGGATATTTTGATTTTGCCCCGACGGATCTAGGTGAAAATTGTCGTAGAGATATTGTATTGGAATTGGAAAGTCTGGGCTTTGAAGTAGAGGCTTCTCATCATGAGGTAGCACCAGGTCAGCACGAGATCGATTTCAAGTATGCAGATGTTGTGGAAGCTTGTGACAACATCCAAACATTTAAACTGGTTGTAAAAACAATTGCCAGAAAACATGGCCTTCACGCAACATTCATGCCGAAGCCGTTATTCGGGATTAACGGTTCCGGGATGCACTGTAACATGTCCTTATTTACAGAAGAAGGCAATGCCTTCTTTGATGAAGCTGGCCCAATGCAGCTTAGTCAAACAGCATATTACTTCTTAGGTGGTCTACTGAAGCATGCTCGTGCTTATACAGCGGTTTGTAATCCAACAGTCAACTCTTATAAACGTCTGGTTCCGGGGTATGAGGCTCCTGTTTATGTAGCTTGGAGTGGAAGAAATCGTTCACCGCTAGTACGTGTACCGGAGTCAAGAGGCTTGTCTACACGTTTAGAGCTACGTTCGGTTGATCCATCTGCCAATCCATATTTGACAATGGCTGTACTGCTTCAGGCAGGGTTGGATGGTATCAGAAATGAAATCACACCGCCAAAAGCAGTAGATAGAAACATCTATGTAATGAATGAAGAAGAAAGAAAAGAAGCGCAGATCGAAGATTTACCATCAACAATTCATAATGCGATCAAAGAGCTACGCAAGGATGAAGTAATGAAAGATGCGTTAGGCGAACATATCTATGCAAACTTTGTTGAGGCGAAACGTATGGAATGGGCGGCCTTCCGTCAAACTGTTTCTGAATGGGAAAGAGAACAGTATTTGGAGCTATATTAA
- a CDS encoding MerR family transcriptional regulator, giving the protein MREKELRRSMSVFPIGTVMKLTDLSARQIRYYEEQDLIHPERSEGNRRMYSLNDIDTLLEIKDYLSDGLNMAGIKRVYTMKLEEQKSMDTSGKPLTDEDVRKILYDEILSQGGLTQQNPFQSQGPKL; this is encoded by the coding sequence ATGAGAGAAAAAGAGTTAAGAAGATCAATGTCGGTTTTTCCGATTGGTACAGTTATGAAGCTGACTGATTTATCGGCACGTCAGATTCGATATTACGAAGAGCAGGACCTGATTCATCCGGAAAGAAGCGAAGGAAATCGTAGAATGTATTCTTTAAATGATATTGATACTTTACTGGAAATCAAAGATTATCTGTCAGATGGCTTAAACATGGCGGGAATCAAACGTGTTTACACAATGAAGCTGGAAGAACAGAAAAGCATGGATACATCTGGTAAGCCTCTGACTGATGAAGATGTTCGGAAAATTTTATACGACGAGATTCTTTCTCAAGGAGGACTTACTCAACAAAATCCATTCCAATCGCAAGGCCCGAAATTATAG
- a CDS encoding aminotransferase class I/II-fold pyridoxal phosphate-dependent enzyme, whose protein sequence is MSWTEELHPELITKLEQVEQKIAPQIKKLQTVALNNQAKVLQAFRNQRISDTHFMPVTGYGYDDMGRDALEKVYAEAFGAEHALVRPQMISGTHAIATALFGILRPGDELLYITGTPYDTLLEVIGLAGNGIGSMKEYDIHYDQVDLLTSGEVDFETVRKKMKPQTKVIGIQRSRGYADRPSFTIDKIREMIQFVKQIDPTIIVFVDNCYGEFAEEVEPTQVGADLMAGSLIKNPGGGIARTGGYLAGKKDLVERCAYRLTTPGVGSEGGAMLYSVYEMLQGFFLAPHVVSQAIQGAVFTAALLATFGIESTPKWDEHRTDLIQMVELREKEAMITFCQAIQKFSPIDSFVAPIPSYMPGYEDDIIMAAGTFVQGASMELSADGPIRPPYMLYVQGGLTAEHVKIAVTNAVNDVFYS, encoded by the coding sequence ATGAGCTGGACAGAAGAGCTTCATCCAGAACTGATTACAAAGCTGGAGCAGGTAGAACAGAAAATTGCTCCACAGATAAAAAAGCTGCAGACAGTTGCCTTGAACAATCAAGCGAAAGTCCTGCAAGCTTTTCGGAATCAGCGCATATCGGACACTCATTTTATGCCGGTAACAGGTTATGGATATGATGACATGGGGCGAGATGCCTTGGAAAAAGTGTATGCAGAAGCTTTTGGTGCAGAGCATGCGTTGGTTCGCCCTCAGATGATTTCCGGGACACATGCGATTGCAACGGCCCTTTTTGGAATTTTACGTCCGGGAGATGAACTGCTGTATATAACCGGTACCCCTTACGATACCTTACTGGAAGTGATAGGACTTGCTGGAAATGGGATCGGTTCGATGAAAGAATATGACATTCATTATGACCAAGTTGATCTGCTGACTAGTGGTGAAGTTGATTTCGAAACGGTTAGAAAAAAGATGAAGCCACAGACAAAGGTTATTGGTATTCAACGTTCCAGAGGCTATGCGGACAGACCTTCTTTCACGATCGATAAGATTCGTGAAATGATTCAGTTTGTTAAGCAAATCGATCCAACCATTATTGTGTTTGTCGATAACTGTTATGGTGAGTTCGCTGAGGAAGTAGAACCAACACAGGTTGGAGCAGATCTCATGGCAGGATCATTGATTAAAAATCCCGGTGGTGGGATAGCAAGAACAGGCGGCTATTTAGCTGGGAAAAAGGACTTGGTCGAACGTTGTGCCTATCGATTGACTACGCCGGGAGTCGGTAGCGAGGGTGGCGCGATGCTTTATTCCGTATATGAGATGCTGCAAGGCTTCTTTTTAGCGCCTCACGTGGTTAGTCAAGCAATTCAAGGAGCAGTATTTACAGCTGCTCTATTAGCAACCTTTGGTATTGAATCCACACCGAAATGGGATGAGCATAGGACAGATTTAATTCAAATGGTCGAGCTGAGAGAGAAGGAAGCGATGATTACATTTTGTCAGGCAATTCAAAAATTTTCTCCGATAGACAGCTTTGTTGCACCGATTCCATCCTATATGCCTGGCTATGAAGATGACATCATTATGGCGGCAGGCACCTTTGTACAAGGGGCTAGCATGGAGCTGAGTGCGGATGGTCCTATCAGGCCGCCGTATATGCTCTATGTTCAAGGTGGCTTGACTGCAGAGCATGTGAAGATTGCTGTAACAAATGCTGTAAATGACGTATTTTATTCATAA
- the hflX gene encoding GTPase HflX, producing the protein MANEKEKVIVVGVETEENSAQFEDSMKELKNLTETAQGEVVFSLTQKRPRVDRQTLIGKGKLQELIDFADAYEADVIIFNHEMTPRQNQLVCEALGIRVIDRVQLILDIFALRARSREGKLQVELAQLNYLLPRLIGQGKHLSRLGGGIGTRGPGETKLESDRRHIRNKITVIKRELKEVAAHRERSRQKRQTADIFQIGLVGYTNAGKSTIINLLTAAKTYSEDQLFATLDPLTKKWQMPNGMVVTITDTVGFIQDLPTQLIEAFQSTLEESREMDLLLHVVDASASNRLQHEQTVTALMEELDFGTIPVLTVYNKKDLIDKDEFTPTLFPNVLVSAKESQDKEILISRIREKMMELLSPYELTLGADQGQALSELKRQTIVLSEEFLEAENSYQVRGFAKNESKWVRRTEE; encoded by the coding sequence ATGGCAAACGAGAAAGAAAAAGTGATAGTGGTTGGCGTCGAAACAGAAGAGAACAGTGCACAATTTGAAGATTCCATGAAAGAGCTGAAAAACCTGACAGAAACGGCACAAGGTGAAGTCGTTTTTAGTCTGACGCAAAAACGCCCGAGAGTCGATCGTCAGACCTTGATCGGAAAAGGAAAGCTACAGGAGCTGATCGATTTTGCAGATGCCTATGAGGCGGATGTTATCATTTTTAATCATGAAATGACTCCGAGACAAAATCAATTAGTTTGTGAAGCACTTGGGATTCGCGTTATCGATAGAGTACAGTTGATTTTAGATATCTTTGCACTGCGTGCCCGTTCGAGAGAAGGAAAGCTGCAGGTGGAATTAGCTCAGCTGAACTATTTGTTGCCACGGCTTATTGGACAAGGAAAGCATTTGTCTCGTCTTGGCGGAGGAATTGGAACGAGAGGGCCGGGTGAAACCAAACTGGAATCGGACCGTAGACATATTCGCAACAAAATAACTGTAATCAAAAGAGAATTAAAAGAAGTAGCTGCTCACAGAGAACGCAGTCGTCAAAAACGGCAAACGGCAGATATTTTTCAGATTGGACTGGTTGGCTATACGAATGCTGGTAAATCGACCATTATCAATTTACTAACAGCAGCTAAAACATACTCTGAGGATCAACTGTTTGCGACATTGGATCCGCTAACAAAAAAATGGCAGATGCCTAATGGAATGGTTGTCACGATCACAGATACGGTTGGATTCATTCAGGATCTGCCGACGCAACTGATTGAAGCTTTCCAATCGACCTTAGAGGAAAGTCGTGAGATGGATCTGTTGTTACATGTGGTAGATGCCAGCGCTTCGAATCGATTGCAGCATGAGCAAACTGTCACTGCGTTGATGGAGGAGTTGGATTTTGGTACAATTCCTGTCTTGACCGTTTACAACAAAAAGGATTTAATCGATAAAGATGAGTTTACCCCTACGTTATTTCCGAATGTTTTGGTTTCAGCGAAGGAAAGCCAGGACAAAGAAATACTAATTAGTCGTATCAGAGAAAAGATGATGGAGCTGCTATCACCGTACGAGTTGACTTTAGGAGCAGATCAAGGGCAGGCATTGAGTGAACTGAAGCGACAGACCATTGTTCTTTCAGAAGAATTTTTAGAGGCTGAGAACAGCTATCAGGTTCGGGGATTTGCGAAAAATGAATCGAAATGGGTAAGGAGAACAGAGGAATGA
- the miaA gene encoding tRNA (adenosine(37)-N6)-dimethylallyltransferase MiaA — MEKVLVIVGPTAVGKTALSIHLAKKLNGEIISGDSMQVYRQLDIGTAKVTEAEREGIPHYLIDIREISESYSAADFQREGRKRIKEITEKGKLPIIVGGTGLYIQSLLYDFQLGSKKEEETSEVRQKYEAFAEENGNEALWQLLLEKDPTAAAAIHFNNKKKVIRALEVFDVTGYSILTPKEQPASLYDYFIIGLETERSSLYERINHRVDVMLEQGLLTEAEQMYHNRDAQAAQGIGYKEFFPYFDKNIRLEEAVEQVKQNSRRYAKRQLTWFRNRMKNVAWFDLLQQPDTLKTLEQQVTQWLER; from the coding sequence ATGGAGAAAGTTTTAGTAATTGTAGGCCCTACAGCGGTTGGAAAGACTGCGTTAAGTATTCATCTGGCAAAAAAATTGAATGGAGAAATCATTAGTGGGGATTCCATGCAGGTGTACCGACAATTGGATATTGGGACTGCCAAGGTAACAGAAGCAGAGCGGGAAGGTATTCCTCATTATCTGATTGATATTCGAGAAATATCGGAGAGCTATTCCGCCGCAGATTTTCAACGCGAAGGACGAAAACGAATCAAGGAAATCACTGAGAAAGGGAAACTTCCAATCATTGTGGGGGGGACAGGTCTCTACATTCAGTCATTACTTTATGATTTTCAGCTGGGAAGCAAAAAGGAAGAGGAAACATCTGAGGTGAGACAAAAATACGAAGCTTTCGCTGAGGAAAATGGGAATGAAGCTTTATGGCAACTGCTATTGGAAAAAGACCCGACAGCAGCCGCAGCTATCCATTTCAATAATAAAAAGAAGGTAATCAGAGCTTTAGAAGTTTTTGATGTGACAGGGTACAGTATTTTGACACCGAAGGAACAACCAGCGTCTCTTTATGATTATTTTATCATCGGTTTGGAAACAGAACGCAGCTCTCTCTATGAGCGAATCAATCATCGGGTAGATGTAATGTTGGAACAGGGACTTTTGACAGAAGCAGAGCAGATGTATCATAATAGAGACGCTCAGGCAGCACAAGGAATTGGCTATAAGGAATTCTTTCCTTATTTTGATAAGAATATCCGTTTGGAGGAAGCCGTTGAACAGGTCAAACAGAATTCCAGACGATATGCCAAGAGACAGCTGACCTGGTTTAGAAACCGGATGAAGAATGTAGCGTGGTTTGATTTGCTCCAACAGCCTGATACGTTGAAGACGCTTGAACAGCAGGTTACTCAATGGTTGGAGCGATAG